The proteins below come from a single Acidovorax sp. NCPPB 4044 genomic window:
- the pcaF gene encoding 3-oxoadipyl-CoA thiolase, whose product MTSPQAFICDAIRTPFGRYGGALSSVRTDDLGAIPIRALMARNPDVDWAAVADVLYGCANQAGEDNRNVARMSALLAGLPIEVPGATINRLCGSGLDAVGSAARAIRAGEAGLMIAGGVESMSRAPFVMPKAETAFGRANAVYDTTIGWRFVNQRMKAQYGVDSMPETAENVAQDFGIEREAQDRMALASQQKAVVAQRAGHLAREITPVTIAQKKGDAIVVDQDEHPRETSLEALARLKGVVREGGTVTAGNASGVNDGACALLLADEATAARHGLTPKARVVGMATAGVAPRVMGIGPAPATQKVLQLTGLTLEQLDVIELNEAFAAQGLAVLRQLGLADDDARVNAWGGAIALGHPLGASGARLATTAVNRLHATGGRYALATMCIGVGQGIAVVLERV is encoded by the coding sequence ATGACTTCCCCCCAAGCCTTCATCTGCGACGCCATCCGCACCCCCTTCGGCCGCTACGGCGGCGCGCTCTCCAGCGTGCGCACCGACGACCTGGGCGCGATCCCGATCCGGGCACTGATGGCGCGCAACCCGGATGTCGACTGGGCGGCGGTCGCCGACGTGCTCTATGGCTGCGCCAACCAGGCCGGTGAAGACAACCGCAACGTGGCGCGCATGAGCGCGCTGTTGGCCGGCCTGCCCATCGAGGTGCCCGGCGCCACCATCAACCGGCTGTGCGGCTCGGGGCTGGACGCCGTGGGTTCGGCGGCGCGCGCCATCCGCGCGGGCGAGGCGGGCCTGATGATCGCGGGCGGCGTGGAGAGCATGAGCCGCGCGCCCTTCGTGATGCCGAAGGCAGAGACCGCCTTCGGTCGCGCCAACGCGGTGTACGACACCACCATCGGCTGGCGCTTCGTCAACCAGCGCATGAAGGCGCAGTACGGCGTCGATTCGATGCCCGAGACCGCCGAGAACGTGGCCCAGGACTTCGGCATCGAGCGCGAGGCCCAGGACCGCATGGCCCTGGCCAGCCAGCAGAAGGCCGTGGTCGCGCAGCGGGCCGGCCACCTGGCCCGCGAGATCACGCCCGTGACCATTGCGCAGAAGAAGGGCGACGCCATCGTCGTCGACCAGGACGAGCACCCGCGCGAGACCAGCCTCGAGGCGCTGGCCCGGCTCAAGGGCGTGGTGCGCGAAGGCGGCACGGTGACGGCCGGCAACGCCAGCGGCGTGAACGACGGCGCCTGCGCGCTGCTGCTGGCGGACGAAGCCACCGCCGCGCGGCACGGCCTCACCCCGAAGGCGCGCGTGGTCGGCATGGCCACCGCCGGCGTGGCACCGCGCGTGATGGGCATCGGCCCCGCGCCCGCCACGCAGAAGGTGCTGCAGCTCACCGGCCTCACGCTGGAGCAGCTGGACGTGATCGAGCTGAACGAAGCCTTCGCCGCGCAGGGCTTGGCCGTGCTGCGCCAGCTGGGCCTGGCGGACGACGATGCGCGCGTGAACGCCTGGGGCGGCGCCATCGCCCTGGGCCACCCGCTGGGCGCCAGCGGCGCGCGCCTGGCCACCACCGC
- a CDS encoding 3-oxoacid CoA-transferase subunit B codes for MISYQKRSKEELARRVAQDIHDGATVNLGIGQPTLVANHIPEGREVILQSENGILGMGPAPAAGREDYDLINAGKQPVTLLPGGAYFHHADSFAMMRGGHLDICVLGAFQVSATGDLANWSTGEPGAIPAVGGAMDLAIGAKQTWVMMDLLTKQGQSKVVAQCTYPLTGIGCVKRIYTDLATFACTPEGLVLIDAVPGLAPDELERLVGLPIRAA; via the coding sequence GTGATTAGCTATCAAAAACGTAGCAAGGAAGAATTGGCCCGCCGGGTGGCGCAGGACATCCACGACGGCGCCACGGTGAACCTGGGCATCGGCCAGCCGACGCTCGTGGCCAACCACATTCCCGAGGGCCGCGAGGTCATCCTGCAAAGCGAGAACGGCATCCTGGGCATGGGCCCCGCGCCGGCCGCGGGCCGGGAGGACTACGACCTCATCAACGCGGGCAAGCAGCCCGTCACGCTGCTGCCGGGCGGTGCCTATTTCCACCATGCCGACAGCTTCGCGATGATGCGCGGCGGCCACCTGGACATCTGCGTGCTCGGGGCCTTCCAGGTCTCCGCCACGGGGGATCTGGCCAACTGGAGCACGGGCGAGCCGGGGGCCATTCCGGCCGTGGGCGGGGCGATGGACCTCGCCATCGGCGCCAAGCAGACCTGGGTGATGATGGACCTGCTCACCAAGCAGGGCCAGTCCAAGGTCGTCGCGCAGTGCACCTATCCGCTCACGGGCATCGGCTGCGTGAAGCGCATCTACACCGACCTGGCCACGTTCGCGTGCACGCCCGAGGGGCTGGTGCTGATCGATGCGGTGCCGGGCCTCGCCCCCGACGAACTCGAGCGGCTGGTCGGCCTGCCCATCCGCGCGGCCTGA
- a CDS encoding 3-oxoacid CoA-transferase subunit A produces MIDKLADSVAEALAGVQDGATVLIGGFGTAGIPGELIDGLIAQGARDLTVVNNNAGNGDTGLAALLKAGRVRKIICSFPRQVDSHVFDGLYRSGQLELELVPQGNLAERLRAAGAGIGAFFCPTGYGTELARGKETREIGGRHYVLEYPIHGDVALIKAERGDRWGNLTYRMSARNFGPVMATAARHTVATVHEVVELGGLDPEAIVTPGIHVSRVVRIDRVATQAGGLRKSA; encoded by the coding sequence ATGATCGACAAACTGGCCGACTCGGTGGCCGAGGCCCTCGCGGGTGTGCAGGATGGTGCCACGGTGCTGATCGGCGGATTCGGCACGGCCGGCATTCCGGGCGAACTGATCGACGGGCTCATCGCCCAGGGCGCACGCGACCTGACGGTGGTGAACAACAACGCCGGCAACGGCGACACGGGCCTGGCGGCGCTGCTCAAGGCCGGCCGCGTGCGCAAGATCATCTGCAGCTTTCCCCGCCAGGTGGACAGCCACGTCTTCGACGGGCTCTACCGCAGCGGCCAGCTGGAGCTGGAACTCGTGCCCCAGGGCAACCTGGCCGAGCGGCTGCGCGCGGCCGGGGCTGGCATCGGCGCCTTCTTCTGCCCTACGGGCTACGGCACCGAACTGGCCCGGGGCAAGGAGACGCGCGAGATCGGCGGGCGCCACTACGTGCTGGAGTACCCCATCCACGGCGACGTGGCGCTCATCAAGGCCGAGCGCGGCGACCGCTGGGGCAACCTGACCTACCGCATGTCGGCGCGCAATTTCGGGCCCGTGATGGCCACCGCCGCACGGCACACGGTGGCCACCGTGCACGAGGTGGTGGAACTCGGCGGGCTGGACCCCGAGGCCATCGTCACACCGGGCATCCACGTGAGCCGGGTGGTGCGGATCGACCGCGTGGCCACGCAGGCCGGCGGCCTCAGGAAATCGGCATGA
- a CDS encoding IclR family transcriptional regulator has product MENPDAVADPSGSDATGAPRPGDSYVQSFARGLAVIRSFSAAAPQQTLSEVAAAAGLTRAGARRILLTLQTLGYVESDGRLFRLTPRILELGFAYLSSMPLWDLAEPAMEALVDRVHESCSAAVLDGHDIVYVLRVHTHKIMSTNLGVGSRLPAFWTSMGRVLLADLPEDALAARLQGLPRRRFTPHTLLDDEALLARVREARAQGWCLINQELEEGLISIAAPLRNRAGRTVAALNISGQANRTSAEMMQRDLLPALLRTAETISRMLGTRRG; this is encoded by the coding sequence ATGGAAAACCCCGATGCCGTCGCAGACCCCTCCGGGAGCGATGCCACAGGCGCGCCGCGCCCCGGCGACAGCTACGTCCAGTCGTTCGCGCGCGGGCTGGCGGTGATCCGCTCGTTCAGCGCCGCCGCGCCGCAGCAGACCCTGAGCGAGGTGGCCGCCGCCGCCGGGCTGACCCGCGCGGGCGCGCGGCGCATCCTGCTCACGCTGCAGACGCTGGGGTACGTGGAAAGCGACGGGCGGCTGTTCCGCCTCACGCCGCGCATCCTGGAACTGGGCTTCGCCTACCTGTCGTCCATGCCCCTGTGGGACCTGGCAGAGCCCGCCATGGAGGCGCTGGTGGACCGGGTGCACGAGTCCTGCTCCGCCGCCGTGCTGGACGGGCACGACATCGTCTACGTGCTGCGCGTGCACACCCACAAGATCATGAGCACCAACCTGGGCGTGGGCTCGCGCCTGCCGGCGTTCTGGACCTCGATGGGCCGCGTGCTGCTCGCCGACCTGCCCGAGGACGCGCTGGCGGCCCGGCTGCAGGGCCTGCCGCGCAGGCGCTTCACGCCCCACACCCTGCTGGACGACGAGGCGCTGCTGGCCCGCGTGCGCGAGGCCAGAGCGCAGGGCTGGTGCCTCATCAACCAGGAGCTGGAGGAAGGCCTCATCTCCATCGCCGCCCCGCTGCGCAACCGCGCGGGGCGCACCGTGGCGGCGCTCAACATCAGCGGCCAGGCCAACCGCACCAGCGCCGAGATGATGCAGCGCGACCTGCTGCCCGCGCTGCTGCGCACGGCCGAGACCATCTCGCGCATGCTCGGCACGCGGCGGGGCTGA
- a CDS encoding CesT family type III secretion system chaperone yields the protein MTKIAEIKPVLRAVARIFALDTTPDKLLEGTPFQVNGQTFSLQQPPGDGAAGMIVVRSELGTVPEAKRLQVYEMLLRSNALSSGAFSPVAGMQLDGSALVMDMALPLATLDAGMLHGVLERMASSAEIWKGTQGFTQALDGTELLPPSAIPATGQAVH from the coding sequence ATGACAAAGATCGCTGAGATAAAACCTGTCTTGCGTGCCGTAGCACGCATATTTGCCCTGGACACCACGCCCGACAAACTCCTGGAAGGCACTCCTTTCCAGGTGAATGGGCAGACTTTCTCGCTTCAGCAACCCCCCGGCGACGGAGCAGCCGGCATGATCGTGGTGCGCAGCGAGCTGGGCACCGTTCCCGAGGCCAAGCGGCTTCAGGTGTACGAGATGCTCCTTCGCAGCAATGCGTTGTCATCCGGCGCGTTCAGCCCCGTGGCGGGGATGCAGCTCGACGGATCGGCTCTGGTCATGGACATGGCCCTGCCGCTGGCGACGCTCGACGCAGGCATGCTCCATGGCGTGCTCGAACGCATGGCCAGTTCGGCGGAGATCTGGAAAGGCACCCAGGGGTTCACGCAAGCACTGGACGGCACCGAGTTGCTGCCTCCTTCCGCAATCCCTGCCACAGGCCAGGCCGTGCATTGA
- a CDS encoding DUF1841 family protein, with product MFNPSQADVRRFFCAVHAKAQTGQPMEAIETLASLWIAEHPEYHAELSDVDAALARNYDETPGRTNPFLHLSMHLSISEQCSIDQPRGIRQAVELLAARLGSLMDAHHAAMECLGTMLWESQRSGRPPDGNAYVACVQRRATRD from the coding sequence ATGTTCAACCCCTCGCAAGCCGATGTGCGGCGCTTCTTCTGCGCCGTGCACGCCAAGGCCCAGACAGGCCAGCCGATGGAGGCCATCGAGACGCTCGCCAGCCTCTGGATCGCCGAACATCCCGAATACCACGCCGAGCTTTCCGACGTGGACGCGGCCCTCGCCCGCAACTACGACGAAACCCCCGGGCGCACCAACCCCTTCCTGCACCTGTCGATGCACCTCTCGATCAGCGAGCAGTGCAGCATCGACCAGCCGCGCGGCATCCGCCAGGCCGTGGAGCTGCTGGCAGCGCGGCTGGGCTCGCTCATGGACGCGCACCATGCCGCGATGGAATGCCTGGGCACCATGCTCTGGGAAAGCCAGCGGTCGGGGCGCCCGCCCGACGGCAATGCCTACGTGGCCTGCGTGCAGCGCCGCGCCACCCGGGACTGA
- a CDS encoding bifunctional diguanylate cyclase/phosphodiesterase, which yields MRRRRQISLRAAIAVPFAVLFIGTVALQAVTQHRQIDALIDQESVRLLDAVTHTASDRLVHFLATPFQVQRSVADAIGRHGLHQPGDLRAVHEYLRAVLDALYSEERQISLLGFGSRDGEYAGIRRDDDGLKLVLQDRSTQGRLQVHGAGEARDTLSASVTGYDPRVRPWYAPVARSGRPQWSDIYTTAGERGDVIIAASSPVVADGQLVGVVQAEVRLDTLNRFLHQEPLLGHGQIFVLDAEDRLVAQSTPGSVVLPEVPGNHQRDRVLATQSPNAAIRGAAQGLPAGTHDGDASAFSYRTEGERYFARVTPFTGVAGIHWRIVVALPESDLLGDTRTASRQVLLATALMAAFGLLLGLWAVQRIAAPILMTARAAQRMAGGDWDTELRISSPLRETTSLVQAFNDMAGRLRHSFQQLREQLLGDPLTGLLTRRGLLEKAAWPQARRAVLALAGLDAFRAVNDSMGLDTGDRLLQAIAERLRATQPGTVLAARLGGDEFALLYLDADALAPQAIGRAVQEVFATPFSVGEDEVLLPASVGLVAGTLTSERLAEWLRNASIALGEAKRLGRSQCVAFEPAMMERSRERARLAIELRQALERQQFLVHYQPVVDLRSGRTIGAEALLRWSSPGRGLVPPGVFIPVAEESDLILGLGEWVLRTATHAIAHQLPHLPEDFDIHVNVSARQLIQSDFQETLHRILQDSGLPPRHLTLELTESVLLEDDGVTGARLAAIRALGVKIAIDDFGTGYSSLAYLGRLPFDCIKVDQRFVRNLLHSPQDEAIVTAVLSMAKGFAVSVVAEGVETAAEAARLRAMGCAHAQGYHFGRPAPLDQISLSEGT from the coding sequence GTGCGGCGCCGCCGCCAGATATCGCTGCGCGCGGCCATCGCCGTGCCCTTCGCGGTGCTGTTCATCGGCACCGTGGCGCTGCAGGCCGTCACCCAGCACCGCCAGATCGATGCACTGATCGACCAGGAGAGCGTGCGCCTGCTGGATGCGGTCACCCACACCGCCAGCGACCGGCTGGTGCATTTCCTGGCCACGCCCTTCCAGGTGCAGCGCAGCGTCGCCGACGCGATCGGGCGCCACGGTCTGCACCAGCCCGGCGACCTGCGCGCCGTCCATGAATACCTGCGCGCCGTGCTGGACGCGCTCTACAGCGAAGAGCGGCAGATCAGCCTGCTGGGTTTCGGCAGCCGCGACGGCGAATACGCGGGCATCCGCCGCGACGACGACGGCCTGAAACTGGTGCTGCAGGACCGCAGCACCCAGGGCCGGCTGCAGGTGCACGGCGCAGGCGAGGCGCGCGACACGCTGTCCGCTTCCGTGACCGGCTACGACCCCCGGGTGCGCCCCTGGTACGCCCCCGTGGCGCGGTCGGGCCGCCCGCAGTGGTCGGACATCTACACCACGGCGGGCGAGCGCGGCGACGTGATCATCGCGGCATCCTCGCCGGTGGTGGCCGATGGCCAACTCGTGGGCGTGGTGCAGGCCGAGGTGCGGCTCGACACCCTGAACCGGTTTTTGCACCAGGAGCCGCTGCTGGGCCACGGACAGATCTTCGTGCTCGACGCGGAAGACCGGCTCGTCGCCCAGTCGACCCCGGGCAGCGTGGTGCTGCCGGAAGTGCCGGGCAACCACCAGCGCGACCGCGTGCTCGCCACCCAGAGCCCGAATGCCGCCATCCGGGGCGCCGCGCAGGGCCTGCCCGCGGGCACGCACGACGGGGACGCCTCCGCGTTCTCGTACCGCACCGAGGGCGAACGCTATTTCGCCCGCGTGACGCCGTTCACCGGCGTGGCCGGCATCCACTGGCGCATCGTCGTCGCGCTTCCGGAATCGGACCTGCTGGGCGACACGCGCACGGCATCGCGGCAGGTGCTGCTCGCCACGGCACTGATGGCGGCCTTCGGCCTGTTGCTCGGCCTGTGGGCGGTCCAGCGGATCGCCGCGCCGATTCTCATGACCGCCCGCGCCGCCCAGCGCATGGCCGGCGGCGACTGGGACACCGAACTGCGCATCTCCAGCCCGCTGCGCGAGACCACCTCGCTGGTCCAGGCCTTCAACGACATGGCGGGGCGGCTGCGCCACTCCTTCCAGCAACTGCGCGAACAGCTCCTGGGCGACCCGCTCACGGGCCTGCTCACGCGCCGCGGGCTGCTCGAAAAAGCCGCATGGCCGCAGGCCCGCCGCGCCGTTCTCGCGCTGGCCGGGCTCGATGCCTTCCGGGCCGTGAACGACAGCATGGGCCTGGACACCGGCGACCGCCTGCTGCAGGCCATCGCCGAGCGCCTGCGCGCCACGCAGCCCGGCACGGTCCTGGCGGCGCGCCTGGGCGGCGACGAATTCGCGCTGCTGTACCTCGACGCCGACGCGCTGGCACCGCAGGCCATCGGCCGGGCCGTGCAGGAAGTCTTCGCCACGCCGTTCTCGGTGGGCGAGGACGAGGTGCTGCTGCCCGCTTCCGTGGGGCTGGTGGCGGGCACATTGACCAGCGAGCGCCTGGCGGAATGGCTGCGCAACGCCAGCATCGCGCTCGGCGAGGCCAAGCGCCTGGGCCGCAGCCAGTGCGTGGCATTCGAGCCGGCCATGATGGAACGCTCGCGGGAACGCGCGCGCCTGGCCATCGAGCTGCGGCAAGCCCTGGAGAGGCAGCAGTTCCTGGTGCACTACCAGCCCGTGGTGGACCTGCGTTCCGGCCGCACCATCGGCGCCGAAGCCCTGCTGCGCTGGAGCAGCCCCGGCCGCGGCCTGGTGCCGCCGGGCGTGTTCATTCCCGTGGCCGAAGAGTCCGACCTCATCCTCGGCCTGGGCGAATGGGTGCTGCGCACCGCCACGCATGCCATCGCGCACCAGTTGCCGCACCTGCCCGAGGATTTCGACATCCACGTGAACGTCTCCGCGCGGCAGCTCATCCAGTCGGACTTCCAGGAGACGCTGCACCGCATCCTCCAGGACAGCGGCCTGCCGCCGCGCCACCTCACGCTGGAACTCACCGAATCGGTGCTGCTGGAAGACGACGGCGTGACAGGTGCCCGGCTCGCGGCGATCCGCGCGCTGGGCGTGAAGATCGCCATCGACGATTTCGGCACCGGCTACTCGTCGCTCGCCTACCTGGGCCGCCTGCCCTTCGACTGCATCAAGGTGGACCAGCGCTTCGTTCGCAACCTGCTGCACTCGCCGCAGGACGAAGCCATCGTCACGGCCGTGCTCAGCATGGCCAAGGGCTTCGCCGTCTCCGTGGTGGCGGAAGGCGTGGAGACCGCCGCCGAAGCCGCACGGCTGCGCGCCATGGGCTGCGCGCATGCGCAGGGATACCACTTCGGGCGGCCCGCGCCGCTCGACCAGATCAGCCTGTCAGAAGGCACCTGA
- a CDS encoding c-type cytochrome: MNKKLSTIFAVAVACVTAAAHAQGTQGDAKAGEGKIAMCIGCHGIPGYQASFPEVHKVPMISGQNGRYLAAALESYRKGDRRHPTMRGIADSLSDQDIADVAAYYAAQVRPGGVPAKPAREPSAQVAQLLQKGACVSCHGENFSKPIDPSYPKIAGQHPDYLFVALKAYKAEKNPTLGRSNAIMAGIAKQFSNAELKALSGYLGSLDGELQVVPQSRFR; the protein is encoded by the coding sequence ATGAACAAGAAGTTGTCCACGATATTCGCCGTCGCTGTCGCTTGCGTGACCGCCGCGGCACACGCCCAGGGCACCCAGGGAGACGCCAAGGCCGGAGAGGGCAAGATCGCGATGTGCATCGGCTGCCATGGCATTCCCGGCTACCAGGCCAGCTTTCCCGAAGTGCACAAGGTGCCCATGATTTCCGGGCAGAACGGCCGCTATCTGGCCGCTGCGCTGGAGTCCTACCGCAAGGGCGACCGCCGGCATCCCACCATGCGCGGCATCGCCGATTCGCTCTCCGACCAGGACATCGCCGACGTGGCGGCCTACTACGCCGCGCAGGTGCGCCCCGGCGGCGTGCCCGCGAAGCCGGCCCGCGAGCCGAGCGCCCAGGTGGCGCAACTGCTCCAGAAGGGCGCCTGCGTGTCCTGCCACGGAGAAAACTTCTCCAAGCCCATCGATCCGTCGTACCCCAAGATCGCGGGCCAGCACCCCGATTACCTCTTCGTCGCGCTCAAGGCCTACAAGGCCGAGAAGAACCCGACCCTCGGCCGTTCCAACGCCATCATGGCGGGCATCGCCAAGCAGTTCTCCAACGCCGAACTCAAGGCCCTGTCGGGCTATCTGGGTTCGCTCGACGGTGAATTGCAGGTGGTTCCCCAATCGCGTTTCCGCTGA
- a CDS encoding AAA family ATPase, whose protein sequence is MKFQGSESYVATPDLKLAVNAAITLQRPLLVKGEPGTGKTLLAEEVARTLGLPLLQWHIKSTTKAQQGLYEYDAVSRLRDSQLGDAESSERVKDIRNYIVQGVLWQAFTADAPVALLIDEIDKADIEFPNDLLRELDRMEFYCYETRELIRARHRPLVFITSNNEKELPDAFLRRCFFHYIRFPEAETMRQIVAVHFPTLKSELLAAAMKTFYDVRNLPGLKKKPSTSELIDWLKLLVAEDIPLSALQSGDDKVAIPPLVGALLKNEQDVSLFEKLVFMNQRHR, encoded by the coding sequence ATGAAATTCCAAGGCTCCGAGAGTTATGTCGCCACGCCGGATCTGAAGCTCGCCGTGAATGCGGCCATCACGCTGCAACGGCCCCTGCTGGTCAAGGGAGAGCCCGGCACCGGCAAGACGCTGCTGGCCGAAGAGGTGGCGCGCACGCTGGGCCTGCCGCTGCTGCAGTGGCACATCAAGTCCACCACGAAGGCGCAGCAGGGCCTCTACGAGTACGACGCCGTGAGCCGCCTGCGCGACAGCCAGCTGGGCGACGCCGAGAGCAGCGAGCGCGTGAAGGACATCCGCAACTACATCGTGCAGGGCGTGCTCTGGCAGGCGTTCACGGCCGATGCGCCCGTGGCGCTGCTGATCGACGAGATCGACAAGGCCGACATCGAATTCCCCAACGACCTGCTGCGCGAACTCGACCGCATGGAGTTCTACTGCTACGAGACGCGCGAACTCATCCGAGCCAGGCACCGGCCGCTGGTCTTCATCACCTCCAACAACGAGAAGGAACTGCCCGACGCGTTCCTGCGCCGCTGCTTCTTCCACTACATCCGGTTCCCGGAGGCGGAGACCATGCGCCAGATCGTGGCGGTGCACTTCCCCACGCTCAAGAGCGAGCTGCTCGCCGCGGCGATGAAGACCTTCTACGACGTGCGCAATCTGCCGGGCCTGAAGAAGAAGCCCTCCACGAGCGAGCTGATCGACTGGCTCAAGCTGCTGGTGGCCGAGGACATCCCGCTCTCCGCGCTGCAGAGCGGGGACGACAAGGTCGCGATCCCGCCGCTGGTGGGCGCCCTGCTCAAGAACGAGCAGGACGTGTCCCTGTTCGAGAAGCTGGTGTTCATGAACCAGCGCCACCGGTGA
- a CDS encoding GNAT family N-acetyltransferase, producing the protein MASFVEPVTLSDRGVRLEPLALSHEPGLATAAADGALWTLRITSVPEPGATRAYIEAALEGRAQGHRFAFAVVEEATGDVLGTTSFHDILPAVKRVEIGYTWYAKRVQRTHVNTTAKLLMMGHAFDTLGCHVVGWRTDNFNFASQRAIERLGARKDGVIRGHALRRDGTIRDTVMYSLRSGEWPETKAQLLYLLEQHHQ; encoded by the coding sequence ATGGCCTCTTTCGTCGAACCCGTCACCTTGTCGGACCGCGGCGTGCGGCTGGAGCCCCTCGCCCTCTCCCATGAGCCCGGCCTCGCCACCGCCGCCGCCGATGGCGCGCTGTGGACCCTGCGCATCACCTCCGTGCCGGAGCCCGGCGCCACGCGCGCCTACATCGAGGCCGCCCTCGAAGGCCGCGCCCAGGGCCACCGCTTCGCCTTCGCGGTGGTCGAGGAGGCCACCGGCGACGTGCTGGGCACCACCAGCTTCCACGACATCCTGCCCGCGGTGAAGCGCGTGGAGATCGGCTACACGTGGTATGCGAAGCGCGTGCAGCGCACCCACGTCAACACCACGGCCAAGCTGCTCATGATGGGTCACGCGTTCGACACGCTGGGCTGCCACGTCGTAGGCTGGCGCACCGACAACTTCAACTTCGCATCGCAGCGCGCCATCGAGCGGCTGGGTGCACGCAAGGACGGCGTGATCCGCGGCCACGCACTGCGCCGCGACGGCACCATCCGCGACACGGTGATGTACAGCCTCCGGTCCGGCGAATGGCCCGAGACGAAGGCGCAGTTGCTATACCTTTTAGAGCAACACCATCAATAA
- a CDS encoding vWA domain-containing protein: protein MLIDFFYALRAGQLPVSVKEYLALLEALQAGVVGPKSDDGWSIDDFYHLARTVLVKDEKHFDKYDRAFAAYFKGVELVADFRKEIPADWLRQVLERELTPEQKAAIEKMGWDELMETLKKRLEEQKERHEGGSKWIGTGGTSPFGHGGTNPQGVRIGGQGRNKSAVKVWDQRAFRDYDDTQELGTRNIKVALRRLRRFAREGNELELDLPDTIRSTAANAGYLDIRMVPERHNNVKVLLLMDVGGTMDEHVQRVEELFSAVKSEFKHLEFYYFHNCVYDYMWKNNRRRFAEKFPTWDIIRKYNRDYKLIFVGDATMSPYEIVQPGGSVEYNNEEPGAEWLQRLTHAFPKHAWINPEPQGVWQYRQSIGLILQLMGGRMYPLSLKGLEETMRLLSK from the coding sequence ATGCTGATCGATTTCTTCTACGCGCTGCGCGCCGGCCAGCTGCCGGTGTCGGTCAAGGAATACCTCGCGCTGCTCGAAGCCCTGCAGGCCGGCGTGGTGGGCCCCAAGTCCGATGACGGCTGGAGCATCGACGACTTCTACCACCTCGCGCGCACCGTGCTCGTGAAGGACGAGAAACACTTCGACAAGTACGACCGCGCGTTCGCCGCCTATTTCAAGGGCGTGGAACTGGTGGCCGACTTCCGCAAGGAGATTCCCGCCGACTGGCTGCGCCAGGTGCTCGAGCGCGAACTGACGCCCGAGCAGAAGGCCGCGATCGAGAAGATGGGCTGGGACGAGCTCATGGAAACGCTCAAGAAGCGCCTCGAGGAGCAGAAGGAGCGGCACGAGGGCGGCAGCAAGTGGATCGGCACCGGCGGCACCAGCCCCTTCGGCCACGGCGGCACCAACCCGCAGGGCGTGCGCATCGGCGGGCAGGGCCGCAACAAGAGCGCCGTGAAGGTCTGGGACCAGCGCGCCTTCCGCGACTACGACGACACGCAGGAGCTGGGCACGCGCAACATCAAGGTGGCGCTGCGCCGCCTGCGCCGCTTCGCGCGCGAAGGCAACGAACTGGAGCTGGATCTGCCGGACACCATCCGCAGCACGGCGGCCAACGCGGGCTACCTCGATATCCGCATGGTGCCGGAGCGCCACAACAACGTGAAGGTGCTGCTGCTCATGGACGTGGGCGGCACGATGGACGAGCACGTGCAGCGGGTCGAGGAGCTGTTCTCGGCCGTCAAGAGCGAGTTCAAGCACCTGGAGTTCTATTACTTCCACAACTGCGTGTACGACTACATGTGGAAGAACAACCGGCGCCGCTTCGCGGAGAAGTTCCCGACCTGGGACATCATCCGGAAGTACAACCGCGACTACAAGCTGATCTTCGTGGGCGACGCGACCATGAGCCCCTACGAGATCGTGCAGCCCGGCGGCAGCGTCGAATACAACAACGAGGAGCCCGGCGCGGAGTGGCTGCAGCGGCTCACGCACGCCTTCCCGAAACATGCCTGGATCAACCCCGAACCGCAGGGCGTCTGGCAGTACCGGCAAAGTATCGGCCTCATCCTACAGTTGATGGGGGGGCGGATGTACCCGCTGTCCCTCAAAGGGCTCGAAGAGACCATGCGGCTGCTGTCAAAATAA